The following proteins are encoded in a genomic region of Lujinxingia vulgaris:
- a CDS encoding HEAT repeat domain-containing protein: MSHLGIAITGLLLLVSLAPGCDRVEVAATSVQEQARSNPPLEPEPSVDSPAGTDKSRTQLIELFSGYEFVPDASDLNRVGTPDEVVPVLIALFHSENISPQQRHHALRALRHYPDHPDAMATLETVIVDDEGNALARQVAVRAYGRALNDEAIDLLALMLEHKDDLIRITARAALEHIDSEESRRVLAEDSSLDSNVSATSNSSFAEDPLP, encoded by the coding sequence ATGTCTCATTTAGGTATCGCCATCACCGGTCTCTTGTTGCTGGTGTCGTTGGCTCCCGGCTGCGATCGCGTTGAGGTGGCGGCAACTTCGGTGCAGGAGCAGGCTCGTTCAAACCCACCACTTGAGCCTGAGCCGTCGGTCGACTCCCCGGCCGGCACCGATAAATCTCGAACCCAACTCATCGAGCTTTTCAGCGGGTACGAATTCGTCCCTGACGCCAGCGACCTTAATCGGGTTGGCACTCCTGACGAGGTTGTGCCAGTACTCATTGCGCTCTTCCACTCTGAAAATATATCCCCCCAGCAGCGACATCACGCATTGCGGGCGCTACGACACTATCCAGATCATCCCGATGCAATGGCCACACTCGAAACGGTCATCGTCGATGACGAGGGCAACGCCCTGGCGCGCCAGGTCGCGGTGCGTGCCTACGGGCGAGCGCTGAACGATGAGGCCATAGACCTGCTAGCGTTGATGCTTGAGCACAAAGATGACCTCATCCGAATAACAGCACGGGCCGCGCTTGAGCACATTGACTCGGAAGAAAGTCGACGCGTGTTGGCAGAGGATTCGAGTCTCGATTCGAACGTTTCGGCAACATCCAATTCTTCCTTCGCCGAGGATCCGTTGCCATGA
- a CDS encoding DUF3825 domain-containing protein: protein MYDATLPPLKQFAFLPDFPDHLAELEELAEPEDWEYRFTDSDFPRPILYSYIIHTFNRIEEEGKVVTTDDGTGACFDTGLVTEHQEPIYAIFGDNKIPDRQPWYFQGFVRKGDTRMNRFPTLPDIATYFEDPTDVVFDPRMEVRKNIEHIIAENRERLPEEFDGMGDFQLQTLLTGGFENALARVRRNYRIAVPQYHRGRIQLLLPLCLRQPSEADLAAVVERREGYYRVATCLTLDQAYSNARLIGRLDDNWLRN, encoded by the coding sequence ATGTACGACGCGACACTTCCTCCCCTGAAACAATTTGCTTTTCTGCCCGACTTTCCCGACCACCTGGCCGAGCTCGAGGAGCTGGCCGAGCCCGAAGACTGGGAGTACCGCTTCACCGACAGCGACTTCCCGCGCCCCATCCTCTACTCCTACATCATTCACACCTTCAATCGGATCGAGGAGGAAGGCAAAGTCGTCACCACCGACGACGGCACCGGCGCCTGCTTTGATACCGGCCTTGTGACCGAGCATCAGGAGCCCATCTACGCGATCTTTGGCGACAATAAGATCCCCGACCGGCAGCCCTGGTACTTTCAGGGTTTTGTGCGCAAAGGCGACACGCGTATGAACCGCTTTCCCACGCTGCCGGACATCGCCACCTACTTCGAGGATCCCACCGACGTGGTCTTCGATCCGCGGATGGAAGTGCGCAAAAACATCGAGCACATCATCGCCGAGAACCGCGAGCGGCTCCCCGAAGAGTTTGATGGCATGGGGGACTTCCAGCTGCAGACCCTGCTCACCGGCGGCTTTGAGAACGCCCTGGCCCGCGTGCGCCGCAACTACCGCATCGCCGTGCCGCAGTACCACCGCGGGCGCATTCAGCTCCTCTTGCCCCTCTGCCTGCGCCAGCCTTCGGAGGCCGACCTGGCTGCCGTGGTCGAGCGTCGCGAAGGCTACTACCGCGTGGCCACCTGCCTGACCCTCGACCAGGCCTACTCCAACGCCCGGCTCATCGGGCGGCTGGATGATAACTGGCTGCGCAACTGA
- a CDS encoding YqaE/Pmp3 family membrane protein, whose translation MSLIRIIAAIFLPPLGVFLTVGLGTAFWINILLTILGFIPGIVHAIWVIAKAD comes from the coding sequence ATGTCCCTGATCCGAATTATCGCCGCAATCTTTCTCCCGCCCCTGGGCGTCTTCCTCACCGTCGGTCTGGGCACGGCCTTCTGGATCAACATTCTTCTGACCATTCTGGGCTTTATCCCGGGCATCGTTCACGCCATCTGGGTGATCGCCAAAGCGGATTGA
- the uvrA gene encoding excinuclease ABC subunit UvrA, which produces MDAVRLKGVRTHNLKQISCTIPHNCLTVVTGVSGSGKSSLAFDTLYAEGQRRYTESLSTYARQFLQRLPRPPIDAISNVPPAIALRQKNEVSNARSTVGTVTEIDDHLHLIYTHVGVTSCPDCGVEVSRDNPAEVVDRLLDELEEGTRLILVASVAPEEASQRALLLEHLVGQGYRRLYIDHETVDVTESGVESLLDMEAFPVVVDRLVLRADERMRIAEAVEAAMGLGRGRVEVFEHRKEEAPRVFDQAFRCNSCGRDMVEPQPALFSFNSSVGACPTCTGFGKTMGVDYARVIPNPRVTLEDGAVACFQTPKYKTQHKKMMEACRNAGIPIDIPYGDLAEEHKRFVRFGGKGYPGIAKFFKALQKKQHRTDVRIMLARYRGYDTCEDCEGTRLHPDARNVRFAGRLISDFWEMRIEQALAFFDVMELAPHVRARIEPLLAEITHRLLYLHEVGLGYLELGRQSRTLSGGEMQRIHLTSSLGRALTDTLYVLDEPTAGLHARDSENLLEVLRGLRDLGNTVVVVEHDPEIILGADHVLEIGPVGGEGGGQLTYEGPLSGFDLDERVDFSACEAMIPQTTADIPGFVRIVGARHHNLKDLTVDIPHERITAITGVSGSGKSTLMEDVLFNGWRRLRGQGGVEAGHFDALEGLEGFAEVEMMDQSAIGRSSRSNAMSYTKAYDDIRKIFSGTHDARRQGLTMGDFSFNTSGGRCEVCEGTGTVTVEMHFMADVDVPCDDCGGKRFGPKVLGVRYRGKTIDQIFEMTVLEAVDFFEGHAALQRKLKPLLEVGLGYLRLGQTTATYSGGEAQRLKLATYIADGRKRGDTDPVLFIFDEPTVGLHLKDVAVLLVALRKLVELGHTVIAVEHNIDFIARCDQVIDLGPDAGPRGGELVASGSPREVAAVERSVTGRYLRELFQSQKKQAG; this is translated from the coding sequence ATGGACGCCGTCCGTCTTAAAGGTGTTCGCACCCATAATCTCAAGCAGATCAGCTGCACCATCCCCCATAACTGCCTGACGGTGGTGACCGGGGTGAGCGGCTCGGGCAAATCCAGCCTGGCCTTTGACACCCTCTACGCCGAGGGACAGCGGCGCTACACCGAGTCGCTCTCGACCTACGCGCGCCAGTTCTTGCAGCGCCTGCCCAGGCCGCCCATCGACGCGATCAGCAACGTGCCACCGGCCATCGCGCTGCGTCAGAAGAACGAGGTGAGCAACGCCCGCTCCACCGTGGGCACGGTCACCGAGATCGATGATCACCTGCACCTGATCTACACCCACGTCGGCGTCACCAGCTGCCCGGATTGTGGCGTGGAGGTAAGCCGCGATAACCCGGCCGAGGTCGTCGATCGCCTGCTCGATGAACTTGAGGAGGGCACGCGCCTCATCCTGGTGGCGAGCGTCGCCCCCGAAGAAGCCTCGCAGCGCGCGCTGCTGCTGGAACACCTCGTGGGGCAGGGCTACCGCCGCCTCTACATCGACCATGAGACCGTCGATGTGACCGAGAGTGGGGTGGAGAGCCTGCTCGATATGGAGGCCTTCCCGGTGGTCGTGGACCGCCTGGTGCTGCGCGCCGACGAGCGCATGCGCATCGCCGAGGCCGTCGAGGCCGCCATGGGGCTCGGCCGAGGTCGCGTGGAGGTCTTTGAGCACCGCAAGGAGGAGGCGCCCCGGGTCTTCGACCAGGCCTTTCGTTGCAACAGCTGCGGCCGCGACATGGTCGAGCCCCAGCCGGCGCTCTTTAGCTTCAACAGCTCGGTGGGCGCCTGCCCGACCTGCACCGGTTTTGGCAAAACCATGGGCGTGGACTACGCCCGGGTCATCCCCAACCCCCGGGTGACCCTGGAAGACGGGGCGGTGGCCTGTTTTCAGACCCCGAAATACAAAACCCAGCATAAAAAGATGATGGAAGCTTGCCGCAACGCCGGCATCCCCATCGACATCCCCTACGGCGATCTGGCCGAGGAGCATAAGCGTTTTGTGCGTTTCGGGGGCAAAGGCTACCCGGGCATCGCAAAATTCTTCAAAGCTCTGCAGAAGAAGCAGCACCGCACCGACGTGCGCATCATGCTGGCGCGCTACCGCGGCTACGACACCTGCGAAGACTGCGAGGGCACGCGCCTGCACCCCGACGCCCGAAACGTGCGTTTTGCCGGACGCCTCATCAGCGATTTTTGGGAGATGCGCATCGAGCAGGCCCTGGCCTTCTTCGACGTGATGGAGCTCGCACCGCATGTGCGCGCCCGCATCGAGCCGCTGCTGGCCGAGATCACCCACCGCCTGCTTTATCTGCACGAGGTGGGGCTGGGGTATCTGGAGCTCGGGCGCCAGTCCCGCACCTTGAGCGGCGGGGAGATGCAGCGCATTCACCTGACCTCAAGTCTGGGCCGCGCGCTCACCGACACGCTCTATGTGCTCGATGAGCCCACCGCTGGCCTGCACGCCCGCGACTCCGAAAATTTGCTCGAAGTGCTGCGGGGGCTGCGCGACCTGGGCAACACCGTGGTCGTGGTTGAACACGACCCCGAGATCATCCTGGGCGCCGACCACGTGCTCGAGATCGGCCCGGTGGGCGGGGAGGGCGGCGGGCAGCTCACCTACGAAGGTCCGCTCTCGGGCTTTGATCTCGATGAGCGCGTCGATTTCTCGGCCTGTGAGGCGATGATCCCGCAGACCACCGCCGACATCCCCGGCTTTGTGCGCATCGTGGGCGCGCGCCATCACAACCTCAAAGACCTCACCGTCGACATCCCCCACGAGCGCATCACAGCCATCACAGGCGTCAGCGGTTCGGGGAAGAGCACCCTGATGGAAGACGTGCTCTTTAACGGCTGGCGCCGTCTGCGCGGCCAGGGCGGGGTGGAGGCCGGCCACTTCGACGCTCTGGAAGGCCTGGAGGGCTTTGCCGAGGTCGAGATGATGGATCAGTCCGCCATCGGCCGTTCCTCGCGCTCCAACGCCATGAGCTACACCAAGGCCTACGACGACATCCGCAAAATCTTTAGCGGCACCCACGACGCGCGCAGGCAGGGCCTGACAATGGGCGACTTTTCGTTCAACACCTCCGGCGGTCGCTGTGAGGTCTGCGAGGGCACCGGCACGGTCACCGTCGAGATGCACTTTATGGCCGACGTCGACGTGCCCTGCGACGACTGTGGCGGCAAGCGTTTTGGCCCCAAAGTCCTCGGCGTGCGCTACCGCGGAAAGACCATCGACCAGATCTTTGAGATGACCGTGCTCGAAGCCGTCGACTTCTTTGAGGGGCACGCCGCGCTCCAGCGAAAGCTCAAGCCGCTCCTGGAGGTCGGGCTCGGCTACCTGCGCCTGGGGCAGACCACCGCCACCTATTCGGGCGGTGAGGCGCAGCGCCTCAAGCTCGCGACCTACATCGCCGATGGCCGAAAGCGCGGCGACACCGACCCGGTACTCTTTATCTTCGATGAGCCCACCGTCGGTCTGCACCTTAAAGATGTGGCCGTGCTGCTGGTGGCGCTGCGCAAGCTCGTGGAGCTCGGCCACACCGTGATCGCGGTGGAGCATAACATCGACTTCATCGCCCGCTGCGACCAGGTCATCGACTTAGGCCCGGATGCCGGCCCGCGAGGCGGTGAGCTCGTGGCCAGCGGAAGCCCCCGGGAGGTGGCGGCGGTGGAGAGGAGCGTGACCGGGCGCTACCTGCGCGAGCTTTTTCAATCCCAGAAGAAGCAGGCCGGGTAG
- a CDS encoding ABC transporter ATP-binding protein, which yields MAETLLSIENLKMHFPVYRGALVRREVNRVRAVDGLNFEIYEGETLGLVGESGCGKSTTGRSIIQLYRPTEGKVVFDGKNLCELPENELHPLRRDLQMIFQDPYGSLNPRMTVGDIIAEPLKVHKLASGKAARERVQELMEIVGLDPRFIRRYPHEFSGGQRQRIGIARALACEPRFIVCDEPISALDVSIQAQIMNLMEDLQKEFNLTYLFIAHDLAAVRHISDRIAVMYLGKMAELADGREIYDNPLHPYTEALISAVPIPDPEVEKTRQRIVLQGDVPSPLNPPSGCVFHTRCPYAWERCAMEVPRFEQAEPGHYVACHLIDEPMRRERVKTAMAKGGASKDANAASKPAASAAPTSDTELKDEVSA from the coding sequence ATGGCAGAGACGCTCTTATCGATCGAAAACCTCAAGATGCACTTTCCGGTCTACCGCGGCGCGCTGGTGCGCCGGGAGGTCAACCGGGTGCGCGCCGTCGACGGGCTGAACTTTGAGATCTACGAGGGCGAAACCCTCGGGCTCGTGGGTGAGTCGGGCTGCGGGAAGTCGACCACCGGTCGCTCCATCATCCAGCTCTACCGGCCCACCGAGGGAAAGGTCGTCTTTGACGGCAAGAACCTCTGTGAGCTTCCGGAGAACGAGCTGCACCCGCTGCGCCGCGACCTGCAGATGATCTTCCAGGACCCCTACGGCTCGCTCAACCCGCGGATGACCGTGGGCGATATCATCGCCGAGCCGCTCAAGGTCCATAAGCTCGCCAGCGGCAAGGCCGCCCGCGAGCGCGTGCAGGAGCTGATGGAGATCGTGGGGCTCGACCCGCGCTTTATCCGTCGCTACCCCCACGAATTCTCCGGCGGGCAGCGCCAGCGCATCGGCATTGCGCGCGCGCTGGCCTGTGAGCCGCGCTTTATCGTGTGCGACGAGCCCATCAGCGCGCTCGATGTCTCGATTCAGGCGCAGATCATGAACCTGATGGAGGATCTGCAAAAAGAGTTCAACCTGACCTACCTCTTCATCGCCCACGACCTGGCGGCGGTGCGTCATATCTCGGATCGCATCGCCGTGATGTATCTGGGCAAGATGGCGGAGCTGGCCGACGGTCGCGAGATCTACGACAACCCGCTTCACCCCTATACCGAAGCGCTGATCTCGGCGGTGCCCATCCCCGACCCGGAAGTGGAAAAGACCCGCCAGCGCATCGTGCTGCAGGGCGATGTGCCCAGCCCCTTGAACCCGCCCTCGGGGTGCGTGTTCCATACGCGCTGCCCCTACGCCTGGGAGCGCTGCGCGATGGAGGTCCCGCGCTTTGAGCAGGCCGAGCCGGGCCATTATGTGGCCTGCCACCTCATCGACGAGCCGATGCGCCGCGAGCGCGTTAAGACGGCGATGGCCAAAGGCGGCGCCTCCAAAGATGCCAACGCCGCATCAAAACCGGCGGCATCCGCAGCACCGACTTCTGACACAGAACTCAAAGACGAGGTCTCGGCATGA
- a CDS encoding ABC transporter ATP-binding protein: MKSDETSGTPGTDDVLLKVRDLKTYFDTDDGEVRAVDGVSFEIKRGECVGVVGESGSGKSVCQISILGLIPSPPGRIAGGEVTFDGRDLLGASKKQLRSIRGNEISMIWQDPMSSLNPFLKISRQLIEPLQTHQGLSKEEAREKAIAMLEKVGIPGPRERIDQYPHQFSGGMRQRVMIAMALLCEPKLLIADEPTTALDVTIQAQILELIKDLRTDLGTSVIVITHDLGVVAGMADRIIVMYAGRVMEVTAADKLFESPGHPYTVGLLKSVPRLDRGHEERLIPIEGRPPDTSKPIPGCPFAPRCAWAVSKCHSERPPLFEVAPGHRSACWRASEVYQARLGSKASTARVTRVEELAGRGSINETTLAELDAEGRS, encoded by the coding sequence GTGAAGAGCGACGAGACCAGCGGCACCCCGGGCACCGACGACGTGCTCCTGAAGGTCCGCGACTTAAAGACCTACTTTGATACCGACGACGGTGAAGTTCGCGCCGTCGACGGGGTGAGCTTTGAGATCAAGCGCGGCGAATGCGTGGGCGTGGTCGGTGAGTCCGGCTCGGGCAAATCCGTCTGCCAGATCTCGATCCTGGGGCTGATCCCCTCACCACCGGGCCGCATCGCCGGCGGGGAGGTGACCTTCGATGGGCGCGATCTGCTCGGGGCGAGTAAGAAGCAGCTGAGGAGTATTCGGGGAAATGAGATCTCGATGATCTGGCAGGACCCGATGTCGAGCCTCAACCCTTTCTTGAAGATCTCGCGTCAGCTCATCGAGCCCTTGCAGACCCACCAGGGCTTGAGCAAGGAGGAGGCCCGCGAGAAGGCCATCGCCATGCTCGAGAAGGTGGGCATTCCCGGGCCGCGCGAGCGCATCGACCAGTATCCCCACCAGTTCTCCGGCGGGATGCGCCAGCGCGTGATGATCGCGATGGCGCTTCTGTGTGAGCCGAAGCTCTTGATCGCCGACGAGCCCACCACGGCGCTCGACGTGACGATTCAGGCGCAGATCCTGGAGCTCATCAAAGACCTGCGTACCGACCTGGGCACAAGCGTCATCGTCATCACCCACGACTTAGGCGTTGTGGCCGGCATGGCCGACCGCATCATCGTGATGTACGCCGGTCGCGTGATGGAGGTGACCGCCGCCGACAAACTCTTTGAGAGCCCGGGGCACCCCTACACCGTGGGGCTTCTGAAAAGCGTGCCGCGCCTGGACCGCGGCCACGAGGAGCGGCTGATCCCCATTGAGGGGCGTCCGCCGGATACCTCCAAGCCGATCCCCGGCTGCCCCTTTGCGCCGCGCTGCGCCTGGGCGGTCTCGAAATGCCACAGCGAGCGGCCGCCGCTCTTTGAGGTGGCCCCCGGTCACCGCTCGGCCTGCTGGCGCGCCTCCGAGGTCTACCAGGCTCGCCTGGGCTCCAAGGCCTCCACCGCCCGGGTAACCCGGGTCGAGGAGCTCGCGGGACGCGGCTCCATCAACGAAACGACGCTGGCCGAGCTCGACGCCGAAGGGAGGTCGTAA
- a CDS encoding ABC transporter permease: protein MTRFIIRRLLSSVVVILIIITLSLWITRQAPSNPCLQEREANACACIKEHALDRPIFPVHNPPPLTPLEGCQYWESAGSLVLGPIEVLPLSEWSETQYVIYVSTLLQGSLGGSMVTDRTVIETLGSALPYTIQLGIQALLIALLIGVPAGLIAGLRQNTMPDYGVMTVAMVGVSIPNFVLGPLLIMLFSLKLGWFTAVGWESWSDSVLPSITLGLFYAAYIARLTRGGMLEVIRKDYIRTARAKGLTEQIVVLRHALKGALLPVVSYLGPAFAALLTGSVVVEEIFNLPGVGTHFVRSALNRDYNLVLGTIILYSSLLVVLNLVVDILYTVLDPRVSYDD from the coding sequence GTGACCCGCTTTATCATCCGGCGCCTCCTCAGCTCGGTGGTGGTGATTTTGATCATCATCACCCTCTCGCTGTGGATCACCCGCCAGGCCCCCAGTAACCCCTGTCTGCAGGAGCGCGAGGCCAACGCCTGCGCCTGTATTAAAGAGCACGCGCTCGACCGCCCGATCTTTCCGGTGCATAACCCCCCGCCGCTCACGCCTCTGGAGGGCTGCCAGTACTGGGAGTCGGCCGGAAGCCTGGTGCTGGGCCCGATCGAGGTCCTGCCCCTCTCGGAGTGGAGCGAGACGCAGTACGTGATCTACGTCTCCACGCTGCTTCAGGGCAGCCTGGGCGGCTCGATGGTCACCGACCGCACGGTCATTGAGACCCTGGGCTCGGCGCTCCCCTACACGATTCAGCTGGGCATTCAGGCGCTGCTCATCGCGCTTCTGATCGGCGTGCCGGCCGGGCTTATCGCCGGGCTGCGCCAGAATACAATGCCCGATTACGGGGTGATGACCGTGGCGATGGTCGGGGTGAGCATCCCGAACTTCGTGCTGGGGCCGCTTCTGATCATGCTCTTCTCGCTCAAGCTGGGGTGGTTCACCGCGGTGGGCTGGGAGAGCTGGTCCGACAGCGTGTTGCCCTCCATTACACTGGGGCTTTTCTACGCGGCCTACATCGCGCGCCTGACCCGCGGGGGCATGCTGGAGGTGATCCGCAAGGATTACATCCGCACCGCGCGGGCCAAGGGGCTGACCGAGCAGATCGTGGTCTTGCGCCACGCGCTCAAGGGCGCGCTTCTGCCGGTGGTCAGCTACCTGGGACCGGCCTTTGCGGCGCTTCTGACGGGCTCGGTGGTGGTCGAGGAGATCTTCAACCTGCCCGGCGTGGGCACCCACTTTGTGCGCTCGGCGCTCAACCGGGACTACAACCTGGTGCTGGGTACGATCATCCTCTACTCCTCGCTGCTGGTGGTTTTGAACCTGGTCGTCGACATCCTCTACACGGTGCTCGACCCGCGGGTCAGCTACGACGACTGA
- a CDS encoding peptide ABC transporter substrate-binding protein: MVRISAKTMGKRALAGALVGAMALSVWGCDKKQPTAGGEGQAKGGQAEFVAGSEAEMFTFAVAADPQTLDPGRMSGAPEGRIAFNLFEGLMMPGPTTEGLDDASELVVPGVAESYELSEDGRTYTFKLREDAKWSNGKAVTATDFERSWRRVLTPDFPSDYQSFMWVIQNAEGFSKGEVTDWSEVGVKVVDDRTLEVTLTQPTPYFPELVAFYTFFPVPMDLVEEKGNDWTRPENIITNGPYELESYREQQDLMLKKSENYWDKANVALDQARIRIIQDTNAAVNAYRTGELHWSGTSLPVAQITGLLTHPDYLQEPMLGTYYYRINVTDEESPLTDNRVRQALAMSVDSRSLVEDTMNNLFTVANHFVPQGLPGYASPGEGITYDVARAKELLAEAGYPDGEGFPRIQLLYNVDENHKLIAEAVQSMWKRNLGVDIQLVNKEWRTYLQDVSSMNYEIARAGWIGDYNDPMTFLDMWETGNGNNNTGWSDEEYDTLLNQARAERDPAKRMELLAQAEAIVLERGPVIPVYYYTNNVLVSRFLKGFEPHNRDIHLLKYMSLPEAPAAEGNEAAE; the protein is encoded by the coding sequence ATGGTGAGAATTTCCGCAAAGACGATGGGTAAGCGCGCGCTGGCTGGCGCGCTGGTAGGGGCGATGGCGCTGAGCGTGTGGGGCTGTGATAAGAAGCAGCCCACCGCCGGTGGTGAGGGGCAGGCCAAAGGCGGTCAGGCCGAGTTCGTGGCCGGCTCCGAGGCTGAGATGTTCACCTTCGCGGTGGCCGCCGACCCCCAGACCCTCGATCCGGGGCGGATGAGCGGCGCGCCGGAAGGGCGCATCGCCTTCAACCTCTTTGAGGGCCTGATGATGCCGGGGCCGACCACCGAGGGCCTCGACGACGCGAGCGAGCTTGTGGTGCCGGGCGTTGCGGAGTCGTATGAGCTCAGCGAAGACGGTCGCACTTACACCTTTAAGCTGCGCGAAGACGCCAAATGGTCCAACGGCAAGGCCGTGACGGCCACCGACTTTGAGCGCTCCTGGCGCCGGGTGCTCACCCCCGATTTCCCCAGCGATTACCAGAGCTTTATGTGGGTGATTCAAAACGCCGAGGGCTTCTCGAAGGGCGAGGTTACCGATTGGAGCGAGGTTGGGGTTAAGGTTGTTGATGACCGCACCCTGGAGGTGACGCTGACCCAGCCCACTCCCTATTTCCCGGAGCTCGTGGCCTTCTACACCTTCTTCCCGGTCCCCATGGATCTTGTCGAAGAAAAGGGCAACGACTGGACTCGCCCCGAGAACATCATCACCAACGGTCCCTACGAGCTGGAGAGCTACCGCGAGCAGCAGGACCTGATGCTCAAGAAGAGCGAGAACTATTGGGATAAGGCCAACGTGGCGCTCGATCAGGCGCGCATTCGCATCATCCAGGACACCAACGCGGCGGTGAACGCGTACCGTACTGGCGAGTTGCACTGGAGCGGGACGAGCCTGCCGGTGGCGCAGATCACGGGGCTTCTGACGCACCCGGATTATCTGCAGGAGCCGATGCTGGGCACCTACTACTACCGCATCAACGTCACCGACGAGGAGAGCCCGCTGACCGACAATCGCGTGCGCCAGGCGCTGGCGATGTCAGTGGACAGCCGCTCGTTGGTGGAAGACACGATGAACAACCTCTTCACCGTGGCCAACCACTTCGTGCCCCAGGGCCTGCCCGGCTACGCGTCGCCCGGTGAGGGCATCACCTACGATGTGGCCCGCGCTAAAGAGCTTCTGGCCGAGGCCGGCTACCCGGACGGGGAGGGCTTCCCGCGCATTCAGCTCCTCTACAACGTCGATGAGAACCACAAGCTGATTGCCGAGGCCGTGCAGTCGATGTGGAAGCGCAACTTAGGAGTCGACATTCAGCTCGTGAACAAGGAGTGGCGCACCTACCTGCAGGACGTCTCCTCGATGAACTACGAGATCGCGCGCGCCGGCTGGATTGGCGACTACAACGACCCGATGACATTCCTGGACATGTGGGAGACGGGCAACGGCAACAACAACACCGGCTGGAGCGACGAGGAGTACGACACGCTGCTCAACCAGGCCCGCGCCGAGCGCGACCCGGCAAAACGCATGGAGCTGCTGGCGCAGGCCGAGGCGATTGTGCTCGAGCGCGGCCCGGTCATTCCGGTCTACTACTACACCAACAACGTGCTGGTTTCGCGATTCTTGAAAGGCTTTGAGCCCCATAACCGCGACATCCACCTCTTGAAGTACATGAGCTTGCCCGAGGCCCCCGCCGCCGAAGGCAACGAAGCCGCCGAGTAA